The proteins below are encoded in one region of Micromonospora sp. DSM 45708:
- the treY gene encoding malto-oligosyltrehalose synthase has translation MPDTPRSTYRVQVRPGFDLDATAELTDYLTALGVTHLYTAPLLTATPGSQHGYDVVDHRAVNPELGGEAARQRLVRALRAAGLGLVVDIVPNHAGVARPAANPAWWDVLRAGRDSAYADWFDIDWDRGRLLLPVLADAPDALDDLKLVDGELRYHEHRFPIADGTGDGTPREVHDRQHYELVDWRRGDAELTYRRFFAIADLAGLRVEDPAVFDATHAEILRWSDAGDVDGIRVDHPDGLRDPAGYLARLRAAAPERWLVVEKILEYGEDLPDWPVDGTTGYDALAAVSGLFVDPDAEPDFTALDGRLTGRHTSWEDLTHGTKREAATRLLAAELTRLAALVPELPAEQTRDALAELAACFPVYRGYPPEGARHLAAARSEAGRRRPDLTAVLDQVTARLRDPGHELAARFPQLTGAVMAKGVEDTAYYRWSRFVALNEVGGSPAHFGVPPAELHRFATARQVRWPASMTALSTHDTKRGEDVRARLAVLSELPGRWAERVTDWMSRAPLADPALAHLLWQTAVGAWPIERDRLHGYAEKAAREASVSTSWADPDPTFEHEMHALVDRMYDDPELHAQLTAFVDEITPAGWSNALGQKLVQLAMPGVPDTYQGTELWENSLVDPDNRRPVDFAVRRELLARLDAGWQPAVAADGAAKLLVVSRTLRLRRDRPELFTGYRPVPARGPAAAHAVAFDRGGAIAVATRLPVRLARDGGWRGTTLSLPVHRVTDVFTGRVYSGGELLLDDLLSTCPVALLAPTDPVEAAA, from the coding sequence ATGCCCGACACCCCCCGTTCGACCTACCGGGTGCAGGTGCGCCCCGGCTTCGACCTGGACGCCACCGCCGAGCTGACCGACTACCTGACCGCGCTCGGCGTCACCCACCTCTACACCGCGCCACTGCTCACCGCCACCCCCGGCTCGCAGCACGGCTACGACGTGGTCGACCACCGCGCGGTCAACCCGGAACTGGGCGGCGAGGCGGCCCGGCAGCGCCTGGTCCGGGCGCTGCGCGCGGCCGGGCTCGGCCTGGTCGTGGACATCGTCCCCAACCACGCCGGGGTCGCCCGACCGGCGGCCAACCCGGCCTGGTGGGACGTGCTGCGGGCCGGGCGCGACTCGGCGTACGCGGACTGGTTCGACATCGACTGGGACCGCGGCCGACTGCTGCTGCCGGTGCTCGCCGACGCCCCCGACGCGCTCGACGACCTCAAGCTGGTCGACGGGGAGCTGCGCTACCACGAGCACCGCTTCCCGATCGCGGACGGCACCGGCGACGGCACACCCCGGGAGGTGCACGACCGGCAGCACTACGAGCTGGTGGACTGGCGGCGCGGCGACGCCGAGCTGACGTACCGCCGGTTCTTCGCCATCGCCGACCTGGCCGGCCTGCGGGTGGAGGACCCGGCGGTCTTCGACGCCACCCACGCGGAGATCCTGCGCTGGTCCGACGCCGGGGACGTCGACGGCATCCGGGTGGACCACCCGGACGGGCTGCGCGACCCGGCCGGCTACCTGGCCCGGTTGCGCGCCGCCGCGCCGGAGCGCTGGCTGGTGGTGGAGAAGATCCTGGAGTACGGCGAGGACCTGCCGGACTGGCCGGTCGACGGCACCACCGGCTACGACGCGCTGGCCGCCGTGTCCGGTCTCTTCGTCGACCCGGACGCCGAACCGGACTTCACCGCGCTCGACGGGCGGCTCACCGGCCGGCACACCTCCTGGGAGGACCTCACCCACGGCACCAAGCGGGAGGCCGCCACCCGGCTGCTCGCCGCCGAGCTGACCCGCCTCGCCGCGCTCGTGCCCGAGCTGCCCGCCGAGCAGACCCGGGACGCGCTGGCCGAGCTGGCCGCCTGCTTCCCGGTCTACCGCGGCTACCCGCCGGAGGGGGCCCGGCACCTGGCCGCCGCCCGCAGCGAGGCCGGCCGCCGCCGGCCCGACCTGACCGCCGTGCTGGACCAGGTCACCGCCCGGCTCCGGGACCCCGGTCACGAGCTGGCCGCCCGGTTCCCGCAGTTGACCGGCGCGGTGATGGCCAAGGGCGTGGAGGACACCGCCTACTACCGGTGGAGCCGGTTCGTCGCGCTCAACGAGGTGGGCGGCAGCCCGGCCCACTTCGGCGTGCCGCCGGCCGAGCTGCACCGGTTCGCCACCGCCCGCCAGGTGCGCTGGCCGGCGAGCATGACCGCGCTTTCCACCCACGACACCAAGCGCGGCGAGGACGTCCGGGCCCGGCTCGCGGTGCTGAGCGAACTGCCCGGCCGGTGGGCGGAGCGGGTCACCGACTGGATGTCCCGGGCGCCGCTGGCCGACCCGGCGCTGGCCCACCTGCTCTGGCAGACCGCCGTCGGGGCCTGGCCGATCGAGCGGGACCGGCTGCACGGGTACGCCGAGAAGGCCGCCCGGGAGGCCTCGGTCAGCACGAGCTGGGCCGACCCGGACCCGACCTTCGAGCACGAGATGCACGCCCTGGTCGACCGGATGTACGACGACCCGGAGCTGCATGCCCAGCTCACCGCGTTCGTCGACGAGATCACGCCGGCCGGCTGGTCGAACGCGCTCGGGCAGAAGCTGGTGCAGCTCGCCATGCCCGGCGTTCCGGACACCTACCAGGGCACCGAGCTGTGGGAGAACTCCCTGGTCGACCCGGACAACCGCCGCCCGGTCGACTTCGCCGTACGCCGGGAGCTGCTGGCCCGGCTCGACGCGGGCTGGCAGCCGGCGGTGGCCGCGGACGGCGCGGCCAAGCTGCTCGTGGTCTCCCGCACGCTGCGGCTGCGCCGCGACCGCCCGGAGCTGTTCACCGGCTACCGGCCGGTGCCGGCGCGTGGCCCGGCCGCCGCGCACGCGGTGGCGTTCGACCGGGGCGGCGCGATCGCGGTGGCCACCCGGCTGCCGGTGCGGCTGGCCCGCGACGGCGGCTGGCGGGGCACGACGTTGTCACTTCCCGTTCATCGGGTGACCGACGTGTTCACCGGCCGGGTCTACAGTGGGGGGGAGCTGCTCCTGGATGATCTGCTGAGCACCTGTCCCGTCGCCCTCCTCGCACCCACCGACCCAGTGGAGGCCGCCGCATGA
- a CDS encoding LacI family DNA-binding transcriptional regulator yields the protein MTSTPKRLTQRDIARLAGVSQATVSLVLNKRADADVRIAPETRDRVLRVIAETGYAADPVARRLAARFNRIIGVFTYEPAFPSGSRDFFHPFLVGIEEYAERAGCDLLLFTSAPVVDGRRRIFHQDNRLRLADGCILLGREIDAAELHRLNRDGYPYVAVGRRDDAGGPVPYVGADYASAVGEAVERALAHGHRRLAYLAMGSTAESSEDRRRGFVQRGADAESARQITAAGREVEGILDGLLDDRATAVFVEDYATAVALDLAARRRGLSVPGDLSVLTLGDPTTPVPTEITFSGFHIPREEMGRQAVEVLAGVIDGSATGLPQRLLPCEPVEGETLGIPDPAVERR from the coding sequence GTGACCTCGACCCCCAAGCGCCTCACACAGCGTGACATCGCGCGGCTGGCCGGTGTCAGCCAGGCGACCGTCTCCCTGGTGCTCAACAAGCGGGCCGACGCGGACGTGCGCATCGCGCCCGAGACCCGCGACCGGGTGCTGCGGGTGATCGCGGAGACCGGCTACGCCGCCGACCCGGTGGCCCGCCGCCTGGCCGCCCGGTTCAACCGGATCATCGGCGTCTTCACCTACGAACCGGCCTTTCCGAGCGGCAGCCGCGACTTCTTCCACCCGTTCCTGGTCGGCATCGAGGAGTACGCCGAACGTGCCGGCTGTGACCTGCTGCTGTTCACCAGCGCGCCGGTGGTCGACGGCCGGCGGCGGATCTTCCACCAGGACAACCGGCTCCGGCTGGCGGACGGCTGCATCCTGCTCGGTCGCGAGATCGACGCCGCGGAACTGCACCGACTCAACCGCGACGGCTACCCGTACGTGGCGGTCGGGCGTCGCGACGACGCGGGCGGCCCGGTCCCCTACGTCGGTGCCGACTACGCCAGCGCCGTCGGGGAGGCGGTCGAGCGGGCCCTCGCCCACGGCCACCGCCGGCTGGCCTACCTGGCGATGGGCTCGACCGCGGAGTCCTCCGAGGACCGCCGCCGGGGCTTCGTCCAACGCGGGGCGGACGCGGAGAGCGCCCGGCAGATCACCGCGGCCGGACGCGAGGTCGAGGGGATCCTCGACGGACTGCTCGACGACCGGGCCACCGCTGTCTTCGTCGAGGACTACGCCACCGCGGTCGCGCTGGACCTGGCCGCCCGGCGACGCGGGCTGAGCGTGCCCGGCGACCTGTCGGTGCTCACCCTCGGCGACCCCACCACGCCGGTGCCCACCGAGATCACCTTCAGCGGCTTCCACATCCCCCGCGAGGAGATGGGCCGGCAGGCGGTCGAGGTGCTGGCCGGCGTCATCGACGGCAGCGCCACCGGCCTGCCGCAGCGACTTCTCCCCTGCGAACCCGTCGAGGGCGAGACCCTCGGCATCCCCGATCCGGCGGTCGAGCGCCGCTGA
- a CDS encoding FAD-dependent oxidoreductase, with translation MRADVLVVGGGLGGVAAALAALREGRSVVLTEEFDWLGGQLTSQAVPPDEHSWIEQFGATASYRALRTGIRDYYRRHYPLTERSRRWTDLNPGAGWVSRLCHEPRVAVAVIEEMLAPYRGAGLLTVLQPYRPVAVATDGDRVVGVTVAHRDRDQRIEITAPYTLDATETGELLPLSGTEYVTGFESREETGEPSAPAEAQPMNMQAVSVCFAIDHVDGDHTIDRPAGYDFWRDYKPDFWGDRMLSWRSPHPRTLEIVERSFTPNPDDDPLAVNADQRVNPGDGNLWTFRRIAARRNFVDGAYGSDITLVNWPMIDYFEAPVIDVPNASWHLDKARELSYSVLYWLQTEAPRPDGGTGFPGLRLRGDVTGSADGLAQAPYIRESRRIRAEYTVVEQDLSLSVRGDHGAVSYPDAVGVGMYRIDLHPSTGGDNYIDVGSCPFEIPLGALIPQRMENLLPAGKNIGTTHVTNGSYRLHPVEWNVGEVAGLLADFCLARGESPRAVRNTPRLLADFQDRLTAAGVEQRWPRIAGY, from the coding sequence ATGCGTGCGGACGTCCTCGTCGTGGGCGGCGGGCTCGGCGGCGTCGCGGCGGCACTCGCCGCCCTCCGCGAGGGCCGGTCCGTCGTCCTGACCGAGGAGTTCGACTGGCTGGGCGGGCAGCTCACCAGCCAGGCGGTACCGCCGGACGAGCACTCGTGGATCGAGCAGTTCGGCGCCACCGCCAGCTACCGGGCGCTGCGCACCGGGATTCGCGACTACTACCGCCGGCACTACCCGCTGACCGAGCGCTCCCGCCGCTGGACGGACCTCAACCCGGGCGCCGGCTGGGTCAGCCGACTCTGCCACGAGCCGCGGGTGGCCGTCGCGGTGATCGAGGAGATGTTGGCGCCGTACCGGGGTGCCGGTTTGCTGACCGTGCTCCAGCCGTACCGGCCGGTGGCGGTGGCGACCGACGGCGACCGGGTCGTCGGAGTCACCGTGGCGCACCGCGACCGCGACCAGCGGATCGAGATCACCGCGCCGTACACGCTGGACGCCACCGAGACCGGTGAGCTGCTGCCGCTGTCCGGCACCGAGTACGTGACCGGGTTCGAGTCGCGGGAGGAGACCGGCGAGCCGAGCGCGCCCGCCGAGGCCCAGCCGATGAACATGCAGGCCGTCTCCGTCTGCTTCGCCATCGACCACGTCGACGGCGACCACACCATCGACCGCCCGGCCGGGTACGACTTCTGGCGCGACTACAAGCCCGACTTCTGGGGCGACCGGATGCTGTCCTGGCGCTCGCCGCACCCGCGGACGCTGGAGATCGTCGAGCGCAGCTTCACCCCGAACCCGGACGACGACCCGCTGGCCGTCAACGCCGACCAGCGGGTCAACCCCGGTGACGGCAACCTCTGGACGTTCCGGCGCATCGCCGCCCGGCGCAACTTCGTCGACGGCGCGTACGGCAGCGACATCACGCTGGTCAACTGGCCGATGATCGACTACTTCGAGGCACCGGTCATCGACGTGCCGAACGCCTCCTGGCACCTGGACAAGGCGCGGGAGCTGTCGTACTCGGTGCTGTACTGGCTGCAGACCGAGGCGCCCCGGCCGGACGGCGGCACCGGCTTCCCCGGGCTGCGGCTGCGCGGCGACGTGACCGGCAGCGCCGACGGCCTGGCCCAGGCTCCGTACATCCGCGAGTCCCGCCGGATCCGGGCCGAGTACACCGTCGTCGAGCAGGACCTGTCCCTGTCCGTCCGGGGCGACCACGGCGCCGTCAGCTACCCGGACGCGGTGGGCGTGGGCATGTACCGGATCGACCTGCACCCGTCGACCGGCGGCGACAACTACATCGACGTCGGCTCCTGCCCGTTCGAGATCCCGCTCGGCGCGCTGATCCCGCAGCGGATGGAGAACCTGCTGCCGGCCGGCAAGAACATCGGCACCACCCACGTCACCAACGGCAGCTACCGGCTGCACCCGGTCGAGTGGAACGTCGGCGAGGTCGCCGGCCTGCTCGCCGACTTCTGTCTGGCGCGGGGCGAGTCCCCGCGCGCGGTCCGCAACACCCCCCGTCTGCTGGCCGACTTCCAGGACCGCCTCACCGCGGCCGGCGTGGAACAGCGCTGGCCCCGGATCGCGGGCTACTGA
- a CDS encoding carbohydrate ABC transporter permease → MSRTDTRAGRVAQTRPAPGRTRRPWWTTRRRDQLTGYLFVAPQLLGSAVFVILPLILVVWYSLHEWNVLAGTFDYVGADNYTALADDPNLGPVLRSTGVFSVGLVVGNLALALLLAVLLNQKLRGTILFRTLFFSPVVVSLVAWTIVWGFLLQDNGGINGLLDTLGVDGPNWLRGEGTAMVSVIVVQVFKNVGLNMVLFLAALQGVPAELYEAAEVDGAGRLRQFWRITVPLISPTILLTSIITVVGSLQVFAQIAVLTQGGPGTSTTVLVYYLYQQAFQFHHFGYGATLSIVLFAIVLALTVLQWQMRRRWVFHES, encoded by the coding sequence GTGTCCCGGACGGACACCCGGGCGGGACGGGTCGCGCAGACCCGCCCCGCCCCGGGCCGGACCCGACGCCCCTGGTGGACCACCCGGCGTCGCGACCAGCTCACCGGATACCTCTTCGTCGCCCCGCAACTGCTCGGCAGCGCGGTCTTCGTGATCCTGCCGCTGATCCTGGTGGTCTGGTACAGCCTGCACGAGTGGAACGTGCTCGCCGGCACGTTTGACTACGTCGGCGCGGACAACTACACCGCGCTCGCCGACGATCCCAACCTGGGGCCGGTGCTGCGGAGCACCGGGGTCTTCTCGGTCGGGCTGGTGGTGGGCAACCTCGCGCTGGCGTTGCTGCTCGCCGTGCTTCTCAACCAGAAACTGCGCGGGACGATCCTGTTCCGCACCCTGTTCTTCTCCCCCGTGGTGGTCTCCCTGGTGGCCTGGACCATCGTCTGGGGCTTCCTGCTCCAGGACAACGGCGGGATCAACGGCCTGCTCGACACGCTCGGCGTGGACGGGCCGAACTGGCTGCGCGGCGAGGGCACCGCGATGGTGTCCGTGATCGTCGTGCAGGTGTTCAAGAACGTCGGCCTCAACATGGTGCTGTTCCTGGCCGCGCTCCAGGGCGTGCCCGCCGAGCTGTACGAGGCCGCCGAGGTCGACGGGGCCGGCCGGCTGCGCCAGTTCTGGCGGATCACCGTGCCGCTGATCAGCCCCACGATCCTGCTCACCTCGATCATCACGGTGGTCGGCTCGTTGCAGGTCTTCGCGCAGATCGCGGTGCTCACCCAGGGCGGGCCCGGCACCTCCACCACCGTGCTCGTCTACTACCTCTACCAGCAGGCGTTCCAGTTCCATCACTTCGGCTACGGCGCCACCCTGTCGATCGTGCTGTTCGCGATCGTGCTGGCGCTCACCGTGCTGCAGTGGCAGATGCGCAGGAGGTGGGTCTTCCATGAGTCGTGA
- a CDS encoding ABC transporter substrate-binding protein: MRAGKALRGVAVALAGALALTACGGGGEAADSGPAKLRMTVWSANEAHLKLFNEIADEYRKNHPDVAEIKFDPLPFDTYTTTLTTQIAGGNAPDLAWIFENSAPDFVASGALLPVDETLKKAEGYQYDDLSPATLRLWQDGGKLYAYPFSTSPFGVFVNTDLVKKAGQKTPAELIAAGQWTWDNALATAAATAGKSGKAGLVIRDFDYKGWDNLSTFWTGWGAQAWSEDGKSCGFGSPEMVDAMTTLHKAIFTGKALPGPGTTADFFAGDAAMTITQISRASLLKEGGFGWDLVPLPAGPKGDYAVVGQAGLGVLKNSPHAKQAADFLAFLTNPTNSAKLAQFFPPPRQAQLTAETLAKTNPKLKPEQLQKVVIDGITNGVVKPNHAGQAELSQQVRAGLDPLWQPNADVKAVLDGVCAKIQPLLAK, encoded by the coding sequence GTGAGAGCAGGAAAGGCCCTGCGCGGCGTCGCCGTTGCGCTGGCCGGCGCGCTCGCCCTGACCGCCTGCGGCGGCGGTGGCGAGGCTGCCGACAGTGGTCCGGCAAAGCTGCGGATGACCGTCTGGTCGGCCAACGAGGCCCACCTCAAGCTGTTCAACGAGATCGCCGACGAGTACCGCAAGAACCACCCGGACGTGGCGGAGATCAAGTTCGACCCGCTGCCGTTCGACACCTACACCACGACGCTGACCACCCAGATCGCCGGCGGCAACGCCCCCGACCTGGCGTGGATCTTCGAGAACTCGGCACCCGACTTCGTGGCCTCCGGGGCGCTGCTGCCGGTGGACGAGACGCTCAAGAAGGCCGAGGGCTACCAGTACGACGACCTCTCCCCCGCCACGCTCAGGCTCTGGCAGGACGGCGGCAAGCTCTACGCGTACCCCTTCTCGACCTCGCCGTTCGGGGTGTTCGTCAACACCGACCTGGTCAAGAAGGCCGGGCAGAAGACCCCGGCCGAGCTGATCGCGGCCGGCCAGTGGACCTGGGACAACGCCCTGGCCACCGCCGCCGCGACAGCCGGGAAGTCCGGCAAGGCCGGGCTGGTCATCCGGGACTTCGACTACAAGGGTTGGGACAACCTGTCCACCTTCTGGACCGGCTGGGGCGCCCAGGCGTGGTCCGAGGACGGGAAGTCCTGCGGGTTCGGCTCACCGGAGATGGTCGACGCCATGACCACCCTCCACAAGGCGATCTTCACCGGCAAGGCGCTGCCCGGCCCGGGCACCACGGCCGACTTCTTTGCCGGTGACGCGGCCATGACCATCACCCAGATCTCCCGCGCCTCGCTGCTCAAGGAGGGCGGCTTCGGGTGGGACCTGGTGCCGCTGCCGGCCGGACCGAAGGGCGACTACGCGGTGGTCGGCCAGGCCGGCCTCGGCGTGCTGAAGAATAGCCCGCACGCCAAGCAGGCCGCCGACTTCCTGGCCTTCCTCACCAACCCCACGAACTCGGCGAAGCTCGCCCAGTTCTTCCCGCCGCCCCGACAGGCGCAGCTGACCGCCGAGACGCTCGCCAAGACGAACCCGAAGCTCAAGCCGGAGCAACTGCAGAAGGTCGTCATCGACGGCATCACCAACGGTGTGGTCAAGCCCAACCACGCCGGGCAGGCCGAGCTGAGCCAGCAGGTCCGCGCCGGCCTGGACCCGCTGTGGCAGCCGAACGCGGACGTCAAGGCCGTGCTCGACGGCGTCTGCGCCAAGATCCAGCCGCTGCTGGCGAAGTGA
- the glgX gene encoding glycogen debranching protein GlgX, with protein MQVWPGDSYPLGATYDGMGTNFAIFSEVAERVELCLFDEWDIGTERRVELREVDAYVWHAYIPGVEPGQRYGFRVHGRWDPANGVRCNPHKLLLDPYAKAVDGEVSWDPAVYDYEVGGDPDRMNTADSAPHMPKSVVVNPYFDWGNDKPPRTPYHHSVIYEAHVRGLTMRHPDIPEELRGTYAAIASPVMIEHFQRLGVTAVELMPVHEFVHDHRLSDLGLRNYWGYNTIGFFAPHHGYSALGRLGQQVQEFRGMVKALHAAGIEVILDVVYNHTAEGNHLGPSLSFKGIDTPSYYRLSEEDRRYFVDYTGTGNSLNVRSPHSLQLIMDSLRYWVTEMHVDGFRFDLAATLAREFYEVDRLSTFFEVVQQDPVVGRVKLIAEPWDIGPGGYQVGNFPPQWTEWNGKYRDTVRDFWRGEPATLAEFASRISGSADLYQDDGRRPFHSINFVTCHDGFTLTDLVSYNDKHNEANGEENRDGESHNRSWNCGVEGDTDDPGVRALRDRQRRNFLATLILSQGVPMLGHGDELGRTQHGNNNAYCQDSELAWVDWERADDELLAFVRRLTEFRNQHQVFRRRRFFTGLPVGGRAAGSGLPDLAWYTPDGREMTGEDWGNDFGRSVALFVNGDGIPERGQYGQRHRDSSFLLLFNAHDAALDFTLPGEEFGPRWELVISTAEPDPEKTTVVEAGGTVCVPDRSLLVLERTP; from the coding sequence ATGCAGGTCTGGCCGGGCGACAGCTACCCCCTCGGCGCCACCTACGACGGGATGGGCACCAACTTCGCGATCTTCTCCGAGGTGGCGGAGCGGGTCGAACTCTGTCTGTTCGACGAGTGGGACATCGGCACCGAGCGCCGGGTCGAGCTGCGCGAGGTCGACGCGTACGTCTGGCACGCCTACATCCCCGGCGTGGAGCCCGGCCAGCGGTACGGCTTCCGGGTGCACGGCCGGTGGGACCCGGCCAACGGGGTGCGGTGCAATCCGCACAAGCTGCTGCTCGACCCGTACGCGAAGGCGGTCGACGGCGAGGTCTCCTGGGACCCGGCGGTCTACGACTACGAGGTGGGCGGCGACCCGGACCGGATGAACACCGCCGACTCGGCGCCGCACATGCCGAAGTCGGTGGTGGTGAACCCGTACTTCGACTGGGGCAACGACAAGCCGCCGCGCACGCCGTACCACCACTCGGTGATCTACGAGGCGCACGTGCGCGGGCTGACCATGCGGCACCCCGACATCCCGGAGGAGCTGCGCGGCACGTACGCGGCGATCGCCTCGCCGGTGATGATCGAGCACTTCCAGCGGCTCGGGGTGACCGCGGTCGAGCTGATGCCGGTGCACGAGTTCGTGCACGACCACCGCCTGTCCGACCTGGGGCTGCGCAACTACTGGGGTTACAACACCATCGGCTTCTTCGCCCCGCACCACGGCTACTCGGCGCTGGGCCGGCTCGGCCAGCAGGTGCAGGAGTTCCGCGGCATGGTCAAGGCGCTGCACGCCGCCGGCATCGAGGTCATCCTCGACGTGGTCTACAACCACACCGCCGAGGGCAACCACCTCGGGCCGTCGCTGAGCTTCAAGGGCATCGACACGCCGAGCTACTACCGGCTGTCGGAGGAGGACCGGCGCTACTTCGTCGACTACACCGGCACCGGCAACAGCCTGAACGTGCGCAGCCCGCACTCGCTGCAACTGATCATGGATTCGCTGCGCTACTGGGTCACCGAGATGCACGTCGACGGCTTCCGGTTCGACCTGGCCGCCACGCTGGCCCGCGAGTTCTACGAGGTGGACCGCCTCTCCACGTTCTTCGAGGTGGTGCAGCAGGACCCGGTGGTCGGCCGGGTCAAGCTGATCGCCGAGCCGTGGGACATCGGCCCCGGCGGCTACCAGGTGGGCAACTTCCCGCCGCAGTGGACCGAGTGGAACGGAAAGTACCGCGACACGGTCCGCGACTTCTGGCGCGGCGAACCGGCCACGCTCGCCGAGTTCGCGTCCCGCATCTCCGGCTCCGCCGACCTCTACCAGGACGACGGCCGCCGCCCGTTCCACAGCATCAACTTCGTCACCTGCCACGACGGGTTCACGCTCACCGACCTGGTGTCGTACAACGACAAGCACAACGAGGCCAACGGTGAGGAGAACCGGGACGGGGAGAGCCACAACCGCTCCTGGAACTGCGGCGTCGAGGGCGACACCGACGACCCGGGCGTACGCGCGCTGCGGGACCGGCAGCGGCGCAACTTCCTGGCCACGCTGATCCTGTCCCAGGGCGTGCCGATGCTCGGCCACGGCGACGAGCTGGGCCGCACCCAGCACGGCAACAACAACGCCTACTGCCAGGACAGCGAGCTGGCCTGGGTGGACTGGGAGCGGGCCGACGACGAGCTGCTCGCGTTCGTGCGGCGGCTCACCGAGTTCCGCAACCAGCACCAGGTGTTCCGCCGCCGGCGGTTCTTCACCGGGCTGCCGGTCGGCGGCCGGGCGGCCGGCTCCGGCCTGCCGGACCTGGCCTGGTACACCCCGGACGGCCGGGAGATGACCGGCGAGGACTGGGGCAACGACTTCGGCCGCTCGGTGGCCCTGTTCGTCAACGGCGACGGCATCCCGGAGCGCGGCCAGTACGGCCAGCGCCACCGGGACAGCTCCTTCCTGCTGCTGTTCAACGCGCACGACGCGGCGTTGGACTTCACGCTGCCCGGGGAGGAGTTCGGGCCCCGGTGGGAGCTGGTGATCAGCACCGCGGAACCGGATCCGGAGAAGACGACAGTGGTCGAGGCGGGCGGCACGGTCTGCGTGCCGGACCGCTCGCTGCTGGTCCTGGAGAGGACGCCCTGA
- a CDS encoding glycosyltransferase family 4 protein has product MTTLRVGAQTATATDRLHRPTLTSRPTAPPQPGVAPRKRRILMLSWEYPPVLVGGLGRHVHALSVALAAAGHEVTVVTRHAEGAPLEEYADGVRVVRAAEDPVTFPLATGSLLAWTMAFNHTLTRAALRAAESGTYDVIHAHDWLVAHTAMTLREHLDVPLVTTIHATEAGRHQGWLPEEMNRTIHGVEQWLASESGRVIVCSGYMRDEVGALFGVDRSRVDVVPNGVEPHRWRVPASAVAAARARFAADGPLVTFAGRLVYEKGVQHLLAGLPRLRDRHPGLRAVIIGDGPYKAELESEVQRLGLGGTVSMPGFLGGTDLPAVMAASDCFAVPSIYEPFGMVALEGAAAGAPLAVSRTGGLAEIVEPGVTGMTFAPQDPDGLAEAVHALLSDTDRARALARRARAMVHERYGWSAIASRTAAGYAAAIAQDAAFTANRAEQRMALGRSRPVLPEGNLLATAGLR; this is encoded by the coding sequence GTGACCACTCTGCGGGTCGGCGCGCAGACCGCCACCGCGACGGACCGGCTCCACCGGCCCACCCTCACCTCCCGACCGACCGCGCCGCCGCAGCCCGGCGTCGCGCCCCGGAAGCGGCGCATCCTGATGCTGTCGTGGGAGTACCCGCCGGTGCTCGTCGGTGGCCTCGGCCGCCACGTGCACGCGCTCTCCGTCGCCCTGGCCGCCGCCGGGCACGAGGTCACCGTGGTCACCCGGCACGCCGAGGGCGCGCCGCTGGAGGAGTACGCCGACGGCGTACGCGTCGTCCGCGCCGCCGAGGACCCGGTCACGTTCCCGCTCGCCACCGGGTCGCTGCTGGCCTGGACCATGGCGTTCAACCACACGCTCACCCGGGCCGCCCTGCGCGCCGCCGAGTCCGGCACGTACGACGTGATCCACGCCCACGACTGGCTCGTCGCGCACACCGCCATGACGCTGCGCGAGCACCTGGACGTGCCGCTGGTGACCACCATCCACGCCACCGAGGCGGGCCGGCACCAGGGCTGGCTGCCCGAGGAGATGAACCGCACCATCCACGGCGTCGAGCAGTGGCTGGCCAGCGAGTCCGGCCGGGTGATCGTCTGCTCCGGCTACATGCGCGACGAGGTCGGCGCGTTGTTCGGCGTGGACCGGTCCCGGGTCGACGTGGTCCCCAACGGCGTCGAGCCGCACCGCTGGCGGGTGCCCGCCTCGGCGGTCGCCGCAGCCCGGGCCCGCTTCGCCGCCGACGGGCCGCTTGTCACGTTCGCCGGTCGGCTCGTCTACGAGAAGGGCGTGCAGCACCTGCTGGCCGGGCTGCCCCGGCTGCGGGACCGGCACCCCGGGCTGCGCGCGGTGATCATCGGCGACGGGCCGTACAAGGCGGAGCTGGAGTCCGAGGTGCAGCGGCTCGGGTTGGGCGGCACGGTCAGCATGCCCGGGTTCCTCGGCGGCACCGACCTGCCCGCCGTGATGGCCGCCTCGGACTGCTTCGCGGTGCCCAGCATCTACGAGCCGTTCGGCATGGTCGCGCTGGAGGGCGCCGCCGCGGGCGCGCCGCTGGCGGTGTCGCGTACCGGCGGGTTGGCCGAGATCGTCGAGCCGGGCGTCACCGGGATGACGTTCGCCCCGCAGGACCCGGACGGGCTGGCCGAGGCGGTGCACGCGCTGCTCTCCGACACCGACCGGGCCCGTGCGCTGGCCCGACGCGCCCGCGCCATGGTGCACGAGCGGTACGGCTGGTCGGCCATCGCGTCCCGCACCGCCGCCGGGTACGCCGCCGCCATCGCCCAGGACGCCGCGTTCACCGCGAATCGGGCCGAGCAGCGGATGGCCCTCGGCCGGTCCCGGCCCGTCCTGCCCGAAGGCAACCTGCTCGCGACCGCCGGCCTGCGCTGA